The segment GTACACCGACCCCTTGCCGGCCGCCGCGAGCCGGACCGTCCTGTCGTAGAATCGCGCCGCGTCCTTGGCGTCGCGCCGGCCGGCGGCGATGTCATGGGCCACGTTGAGGGCCAGGCGGTTCAGCGCCTCGTCCTCGCTCGCGGCGGTCAGCTCGTCGGCGGAGAAATCGGCGCGCACGCCGCGTCCGAACTCGCTCAACGGCGCGATCGCCGCGAGCGGGACCCAGTAGCCGACCGTTTGCTCCAGGAAGCGGCCGGACGCGCGGTCGCGCACGACGATGCGCTTCCAAGGGCCGCGCCCGCTCCAGGTCACCGCGCCCGGGGAAAGGACGTCGGGGCTGCCATAGCGCTCCATCATGACCTGAACGACCGTCCGGGGCTTGTTGTCCCAGCCCTCGGTGTGCGCGGCCACGCGCCGCGGGGACGGATGGACATAGGCGCGAAAGGCGCCGCCGGCGGCCAGGACGGCAAGGACGGCCGAGAAAAAATACAGGCGTTTCCTCCGAGTCTCCATGGCGCTGCCCTCCCGGGAGATTCCCTTATATACCGGGGAGCAACGATCCGACCCAAGCCCGGGGAACGACCTTAAGGCCTAATCGGAACTAGGGCCTTTCCCCGTCCCCCTGGGGCCGGTCGGCCCCTTCGGACCCCCTCCGTCACTGTTACCATCATCGCATGAAAACGATGCCCCGCCGGCCCTCGACCATCCTGTCGCGCGCGCTGCTCGCCGCCTTCCTCGTCACGCTCCCCGGAAGCCGCGAAGCCTTCGCCCAGGTCTCCGGCCGGGTCGGGACCGCGGGGCCGGCCGCCGGCGCGTCCGCCTCCGCCGGCTCGGCGCTCTCCGGCCTCGCCGCGGCCCCAGGCCTCTCCACGACGCTGACCCCGATGAGCCTCTCCCTCTCCGCCCCGGCGGCTCCCGGCGCGATCGCGCCCGCCGCCGCGCCCGCCGCGCTGGCGCCGGCCGCCCTGAGCGCCGTCCCGATGTCCGCCGCCATCAAGGCGTCCATCCCCGCCGCGAAGGCCGTGGCCGCCGCGGCGAGGCCCGCCGCCGCGGCCACGCCCTCCGCGCTGGCCGCGCTCGCCGCCGCCGGCGGGATGAAGAAGGACGACGGCGGCCGGTCCGCCGCGGCCTCCGGCGAGCGCTTCGACGGCAACCGGCGCCGCGCCTCCGGGGACGACGAAGACGACGGGGGCATCCCCCGGAGCCGCGCCTTGGTCCCGCAGCCCTCCCCCGTCGAGGCGCCCGTGATCGCGCTCACAAAGGTCTTCTTCCCCGGCGTCAACTCCATCCGCTTCGGGATCCGGGGCGCCGACCAGGTCGCGATGGTGACGAGGGCCCTGAAGAACGGCGGCTACATGATCGCCACGACCTTGGGCTCCGACTCCCAGGGGCACAGCCCGACGGCCGTGCTCGTCAAGCTCTCCCAGCCCGAGACCGCCGATCCGGCCAACTCCTCCGTGATGATGACCGTGCTGCGGACCGTGACCATCACCGGCTACAAGGAGGAGGCCGGCGTCTCCATCGCGAAGGTCTCCTACCCCAAGGCGGTCCCGAGCGACCAGGCGCGCCTCGCCGAGCTCGGCTCGCTCGCCCAGCACACCCTCGAGCAGCTCGCGCATCTCGACCCGGCCGTCGACTCCGACCTGATCAGGCACGCCCTGATGGAGGGCAGCTCCGAGCGCCTGACCAACCTGATCGCGCAGAACTTCCCGTTCACCGACGAGACCAAGGTCCGCCTGCTCGCGGAGCCGTCCACCGAGGCCCGCCTGGAGGCGGTCATCCTCGAGATGACGGCCCACTTCAAGGAGAAGTCGGCGAAGGCCAAGCCCGCCGCGCCCGGCGCCGACGGCGGCGGCATGAGCTCGGCCGACAGCCTGAAGTCGATCGAGACGCTGAAGGCCAAGATGACGGCCATCGGCATGCCGGCCGGCGTCCAGGAGACGGCGACGGCGGAGTTCAACAAGCTCGCGCAGATGAACCCGAAGGACTCCGAGGCGCAGAAGCTGCGCACCTACCTCGAGTGGCTGCTCGACGTGCCGTGGAGCGCGCGCACCGAGGACAACCTGAACATCCCGCAGGCGCGGACCGTCCTCGACAAGGACCACTTCGGCCTCGAGAAGGTGAAGGAGCGCGTCCTGGAGTTCCTGGCTCTCAGAAAGAAGACCGGTTCCAAAAAGGGCGCGATCATCGCCTTCACCGGGCCCCCCGGCGTGGGCAAGACCTCGATCGCGGGCGCCATCGCCGAGGCGCTCGGCCGCAAGTTCGTGCGCCTCTCGCTCGGCGGCGTGCACGACGAGACCGTCCTGCGCGGCCACGGCCGCACCTACCTGGGCTCCATGCCCGGCGAGATCATGCGCCAGATGAAGAACGCCGGCACGATCAACCCCGTCATGCTGATGGACGAGGTCGACAAGATCGGCCGCAACGGCAACGCCGGCGACCCGACGGCGGCCCTGCTCGAGATCCTCGACCCGGCGCAGAACGACACCTACCGCGACCGCTACCTGGACGTGCCTTACGACCTGTCCGAGGTGCTGTTCGTCGTCACCTCCAACGAGCTCTCCAACATCCCGGAGCCGCTGCGCGACCGCATGGAGATCATCGAGTTCGACGGCTACACCACGCTCGAGAAGATCGCGATCGCGGAGAGGCACGTCATCCCGCAGAAGCTCGCGCTGACCGGCCTCAAGCCCGAGGAGGCGACGCTCACGAAGGACGCCATCCGCCGCATCATCGAGGGCTACACGATGGAAGCCGGCGTGCGCAAGCTGCGCCAGCAGGTG is part of the Elusimicrobiota bacterium genome and harbors:
- the lon gene encoding endopeptidase La, producing MKTMPRRPSTILSRALLAAFLVTLPGSREAFAQVSGRVGTAGPAAGASASAGSALSGLAAAPGLSTTLTPMSLSLSAPAAPGAIAPAAAPAALAPAALSAVPMSAAIKASIPAAKAVAAAARPAAAATPSALAALAAAGGMKKDDGGRSAAASGERFDGNRRRASGDDEDDGGIPRSRALVPQPSPVEAPVIALTKVFFPGVNSIRFGIRGADQVAMVTRALKNGGYMIATTLGSDSQGHSPTAVLVKLSQPETADPANSSVMMTVLRTVTITGYKEEAGVSIAKVSYPKAVPSDQARLAELGSLAQHTLEQLAHLDPAVDSDLIRHALMEGSSERLTNLIAQNFPFTDETKVRLLAEPSTEARLEAVILEMTAHFKEKSAKAKPAAPGADGGGMSSADSLKSIETLKAKMTAIGMPAGVQETATAEFNKLAQMNPKDSEAQKLRTYLEWLLDVPWSARTEDNLNIPQARTVLDKDHFGLEKVKERVLEFLALRKKTGSKKGAIIAFTGPPGVGKTSIAGAIAEALGRKFVRLSLGGVHDETVLRGHGRTYLGSMPGEIMRQMKNAGTINPVMLMDEVDKIGRNGNAGDPTAALLEILDPAQNDTYRDRYLDVPYDLSEVLFVVTSNELSNIPEPLRDRMEIIEFDGYTTLEKIAIAERHVIPQKLALTGLKPEEATLTKDAIRRIIEGYTMEAGVRKLRQQVESVLRKISAWTETRGEKTPGIVDEKDVEKYLGVESFSPRAVAQNGVGVATGLAVNTYGGSTLNVEVSKEPGTGQLRLRKQFGDDIEDSAKNALKYVKQNAAKYGLQGFDFTKHDIDINITPAGKVDGPSAGGLMVTAIISALTGRSVTPGLAMTGEITMRGDILPIGGLKQKVMAAHRMGYTEVIFPFANLKDIEDIPKEVRDGIKLKAVKTYDEIYPDAIVPEKAAKRTKPSA